Below is a genomic region from Deinococcus koreensis.
CAAGAGCTGACATTTTTTGGCAACTCGAGTGATCCGCCCTCATTCGCATAAATTTGATCCGTACAACTACTTGGTAGGTTACTAACCTTCCTCGTTTGATCGCCACTGAGCCAGGACGTCGCCCAGGTGTTCATCTGTCGGGCGTAGGCTCTTGCAGCCGTATCGAGCGCACGTTGTCTGGCATTAAAGATATTTGGGATGAGAGCGGCCACCAGGATGCCGATGATGGCAATGACGATCAGAAGTTCAATAAGGGTGAAACCTGCCGTCGATTGGAATGGAGTGTGCACGAGACCTCCTCTATAGAGAGACGAGGGGGTGCACCCGCACCCCCTCGTCCTCCACATTGGGTTTAGTAGGTCTTGGTGACCTTGACCGCGTTGGTGGAGGTCGAGACGATGGTGTAGCGGCCGCTCGTGGCGTCGTAAGCCACCGTGCAGCCGGAGACGGAGGCGGGCAGCGCAGTCGGCGCGCCTTCGGCTTGCAGCGTCGCAGCGATGCAGGTGTTGACGCCCTTGAGGGTGGTCTGCTTGGCGGCGGTGTCGGCGGCGGTGTCGGCGGCGGCGATCCAGGTGGCGACCTGGCCGGCGAAGGCGTTGTTGGCCGTGTCGTTGGCACGCTTCCGGGCGTTCAACACGTTGGGGATCAGCACGGCGGCCAGGATGCCGATGATGGCGATGACGATCAGCAGCTCGATCAGGGTGAAGCCTTGGGTTCCGTTCTTCATGGTGTGCTCCTGGGCCATCCGGTGGGTATAGGTACCGGGGGGCCGGGTATGGCGTTCGTGATCGGGTTCCCCCCGCTCACAAAATCCACTGTATTGAAGGGTTCCTTACAACAGCCTCACAATCGGGCGGCGATCTGTGCCGGTTTTGCCTTTAAGTTAGGGGGCCTCATACCCCCGCCCGGCCGACGAGATTCAGGGCTTATGACCGCCCCAGACGAATGATTTCTCGTTCGGACTCGACAGAACGAACCCTTGAAAGACTTCGCTCTCTGACCAGCAGGAGTCATCAGGGCGCGACCAGAGGTATGGGTAAGGCTGGATGGTCTGCGTTCACTGCACGTGCATTCAGCCTTCGTATCTGCCTGCCGTCGCAACTTCCTCTGAATCAGGGTTAATCCAGCCGTCAGGCACGGGTCGGCACCCGTGCCGCCTGCCCTGCTTCCAGGATTTCCCGACGGCACGCCAGGAGTCGATCCGCACCGAACAGGCACGGAACAGATCTGCCCGGCAGGAGACCAAAAAAACCGGCCACCTCCAAAGAGTGGTGGCCGGGGCATCTCGACTCTCTCTACTGGATCAGATCTGGGTCACCCGCAGGACGTTCCGAAAACGAATCGTCTGACGGGCTTCCGGGTGGGCGCTGGTCGGGAGATATCGGCTCTGCTGGAGACCCTGGGTCGGCTGAGGCAGTGCTGAGGACGCCCGTGACCGTATGGGCCAGTCGGCCCGTCAGCTGTGCGTGGTGCTCCCGCGTGATCCGCAGGGCCACCCGGCCGGTCAGGTACAGCGCGCCCAGGCTGTGGGCGTTGGCCCGCTGGACATCTCTCAGATACACGGTGAAGGTGCGGCCGAGGTGCTGGAAGCGCACCTGATCGGACGTCCCGGGCACCCAGCTCAGGTGCAGGTCGAGGGCGGAAGTCGGGTTGGACGGCATGGAGCCTCGCAGTGCCGGGCGGTGGAAAGGTTCCACATCGGGCGTGCCCAGCCCCTGAGGCTTTCACACCTTCATGATGGGCAGGATTCCGGATGCCCGTGGGGTCTCTGGTGAGTACCTATAGATAAGGAGAGGTGCAGCTGGCCGACGGATGGAGGGGTGGGTTCCACTCCCCTGTCCCTCAGAGCCGCTCAGCCGACATGGGCGGCGCGACCCATGGGAAAATGCACTGCGTGGCTGCCACCTGCTGGGGCCGCCCCTCATCCCCCTTGACTCTGCACGCTCACCGAGCCACCACGGCGGCGTAGACCTCGTCCACCCCCGCTTCCAGCAGCGCCGCCTGACAGGCCGATAGGGTGGCCCCGCTGGTCAGCACGTCGTCCACCAGGAGCACCGGGCCGGGCAGGCTCAGGCGGGCCGCGAAGGCGCCGGCCATGTGATCCCGACCCGAGGCGCGCTGTCTCGATTGCTGGCGCGTGGCCCGGGTGCGGCTCAGGGCGTTCACGCAGGGCAGCCCGAGCGCCCCGGCGATCGCCTGGGCCAGCAGTTCGGCCTGATTGAAGCCCCGCTGTCGCTGCCGGCTGGGATGCAGCGGCACGAAGACCACCGCCTGGATTCCCCAGGTCGCCGGCACGCCCCCTGCCAGCGCCGACCCCAGCACACCGGCCAGATCGCGGGAACGCCCGAACTTCAGGGCCCGCACGGCGCGGCGCCGCACGCCCCGGTACTCGCCCAGCGTGACCAGATGCGGCGCTGCACGGGGCCGCAGGGGACTGTGGGACTCCACGCGGGGCCGCAGGCGGTCGCGGCACGCCCGGCACAGGCCCACCTGGGCGCCCAGTTGCGCGCCGCAGCCGGGGCAGGCCTGGGGCAGCAGCGTCCGCAGCCAGCCGCCCAGCCAGCCAGGCAGCCAGCGGGGCAGTCGGGGGCGCCGGTCAGGGGTCAGGAGGGGGCCACTCCGCTGGGCTCCGTCCGGCCCGGCTCGTCGGGGTGCAGTTCATCCAGAAAGAGCGGGGGCTGGGTGGCCTCGATCAGGGTGAAGGCCGTGCTCAGGCCATCGGGGTCGAGCATGGGGGCGGCCAGGGTGAAGCAGGCGAGGTGGTGGGTGCAGACCCGCTGCACGCCGGCCTCGCCCAGCCGCAGGCGTTCGCTGGGGGTCAGCAGGGCCGCGAAGGCGCGTGGCTCGCCCAGCGCGGGGTGGCTGCCCTCGCGGATGGCCGCGCGCAGGAAGGCGGCGACCTCGGCCGGGTTGAGCCAGAAGCCGAACATCAGGGTGTCCGAGAGGTCGTCCAGGCGGCGCATCTGGGCGGGGTTCATCCCCTGCCGGATCAGCGAGCGGGCCAGGGTCTGCCGCTCCAGCCGCAGTCCGGCGTACTCGGCCAGCCCCAGCTGTGGGCCGGCCGGGGCCACGCGGCCCCCCACGGCGGCGCGAACCCGATAGGCCAGCACGTATCCCTGGAATTCGCTGAGCAGTTCGCTGACGGGCGCGGCCATGCGGCCCAGTCTAGGGGCTGCCGGGCCGCTTTCCGTGGCCTATTCGCCAAAGGTGAAGGGTGGGGGGTCGAACCGTCTCAAGGTCGAACAGTCGAACAGCGAAGGAGTCCACCCCTTCCTTTCCGTTAGATCGTTCGACTGTTTGAAGGTTTGACCTCTCCGGAGATTCACTCCAGAATGTATTTCACGCCTTCCTCGAAGGCCACACGCTCCGTGTCGTGGCGCGCCAGCAC
It encodes:
- a CDS encoding type II secretion system protein — translated: MHTPFQSTAGFTLIELLIVIAIIGILVAALIPNIFNARQRALDTAARAYARQMNTWATSWLSGDQTRKVSNLPSSCTDQIYANEGGSLELPKNVSSCLVNVKSDGTFDVQVTLYDGRMFISSL
- a CDS encoding type II secretion system protein; the encoded protein is MKNGTQGFTLIELLIVIAIIGILAAVLIPNVLNARKRANDTANNAFAGQVATWIAAADTAADTAAKQTTLKGVNTCIAATLQAEGAPTALPASVSGCTVAYDATSGRYTIVSTSTNAVKVTKTY
- a CDS encoding ComF family protein, giving the protein MTPDRRPRLPRWLPGWLGGWLRTLLPQACPGCGAQLGAQVGLCRACRDRLRPRVESHSPLRPRAAPHLVTLGEYRGVRRRAVRALKFGRSRDLAGVLGSALAGGVPATWGIQAVVFVPLHPSRQRQRGFNQAELLAQAIAGALGLPCVNALSRTRATRQQSRQRASGRDHMAGAFAARLSLPGPVLLVDDVLTSGATLSACQAALLEAGVDEVYAAVVAR